From the Halalkalicoccus sp. CGA53 genome, one window contains:
- a CDS encoding DUF1918 domain-containing protein: protein MSFDEDDRVVLSDDHSEFDGQEGTVTQVMETMFGDATYTVSFEEGQETGVPADALSAVDETEE, encoded by the coding sequence ATGAGCTTCGACGAAGACGACCGCGTAGTGCTCTCCGACGATCACAGCGAGTTCGACGGCCAGGAGGGCACCGTCACGCAGGTGATGGAGACGATGTTCGGCGACGCGACCTACACCGTGAGCTTCGAGGAGGGCCAGGAGACGGGCGTCCCCGCCGACGCCCTCTCGGCGGTCGACGAGACCGAAGAGTAG
- a CDS encoding NUDIX hydrolase, whose amino-acid sequence MTTVDELWFRASEANQQAEQAYHRLTERYDPDLEFERGRHVSRRRFRTLVDRVAGTGAPYGAHTIVYRPDASLLLVRHEGIDMWVLPGGEVEPDEEFREAARRELSEEAGVEASYDGLAVLTRVGIECAQYTAWGVLPVFAARAETTEPTVSDPDGEISEAAWFDTLPEDTRDRADLLTWRERRFET is encoded by the coding sequence ATGACGACCGTCGACGAACTCTGGTTCCGCGCGAGCGAGGCGAATCAACAGGCCGAACAGGCGTACCACCGGCTCACCGAACGCTACGACCCCGACCTCGAGTTCGAGCGGGGTCGTCACGTCTCGCGGCGACGCTTTCGAACGCTCGTCGACCGCGTCGCCGGCACGGGCGCACCCTACGGCGCACACACCATCGTCTACCGGCCGGACGCCTCCCTGCTCCTCGTCCGCCACGAGGGGATCGACATGTGGGTGCTCCCGGGTGGGGAGGTCGAACCCGACGAGGAGTTCCGGGAGGCCGCCCGCCGCGAACTCTCCGAGGAGGCGGGCGTTGAGGCGAGCTACGACGGCCTCGCGGTGCTCACCCGGGTCGGGATCGAGTGCGCGCAGTACACCGCCTGGGGCGTCCTCCCCGTGTTCGCAGCACGGGCCGAAACGACCGAGCCGACCGTCTCCGACCCCGACGGGGAGATATCCGAGGCGGCGTGGTTCGATACCCTCCCGGAGGACACGAGGGACCGAGCGGACCTCCTGACCTGGCGCGAGCGACGGTTCGAAACCTGA
- a CDS encoding NAD-dependent succinate-semialdehyde dehydrogenase, whose translation MESTNPATGERIETYEEHSEREVDDALDAAIEAFADWSERDITERQQLLARAGAILEEREEEFAELMTREMGKPIAEARAEVEKCAWVCEFYAEHAGEFLADDVIGSEPHARTLVSYEPLGAVLAVMPWNFPFWQVFRFAAPHLTAGNVGLLKHASNVPGCALAIEEVFSEAGYPEGVFSSLLVGSDAVEGMIADDRLAAVTITGSEGAGRAVAGNAGENLKKHVLELGGSDPFVVLADADVGAAAETAARARTLNSGQSCIAAKRFVAHSEIYDEFVDRFVSEMESLDVGDPTEEGTDVGPQAREDLLETLHEQVEATEAAGATVECGGEPLEREGHFYPPTVLSGVPRDATAATEEVFGPAAAVFEVGSEEEAIDLANDTEFGLGGSVWTTDIDRGERLAREIEAGCVFVNQLVKSDPRLPFGGVKNSGYGRELAKEGIHEFVNRKTVWVQEAGESDEIPTE comes from the coding sequence ATCGAGAGTACGAACCCTGCGACCGGCGAGCGGATCGAGACGTACGAGGAACACAGCGAACGGGAGGTAGACGACGCGCTTGACGCCGCGATCGAGGCGTTCGCCGACTGGAGCGAGCGGGATATCACCGAGCGTCAGCAACTGCTCGCGAGGGCGGGAGCGATCCTCGAAGAGCGCGAGGAGGAGTTCGCGGAGCTGATGACTCGCGAGATGGGAAAGCCGATCGCGGAAGCGCGCGCGGAGGTCGAGAAGTGTGCGTGGGTCTGTGAGTTCTACGCCGAACACGCGGGCGAATTCCTCGCGGACGACGTAATCGGAAGCGAGCCACACGCTCGCACGCTCGTCTCCTACGAACCGCTGGGAGCAGTCCTCGCGGTGATGCCGTGGAACTTCCCGTTCTGGCAGGTGTTCCGCTTCGCCGCCCCGCACCTGACCGCGGGCAACGTCGGCCTGTTGAAACACGCCTCGAACGTCCCCGGCTGCGCGCTCGCCATCGAGGAGGTGTTCTCCGAGGCGGGCTATCCGGAAGGGGTGTTCAGCTCCCTGCTCGTCGGCTCCGACGCGGTCGAGGGGATGATCGCCGACGACCGCCTCGCCGCGGTCACGATCACCGGCAGCGAGGGTGCCGGACGAGCGGTCGCAGGGAACGCGGGGGAGAACCTGAAGAAACACGTCCTCGAACTGGGCGGCAGCGACCCGTTCGTCGTCCTCGCGGACGCCGACGTGGGGGCCGCGGCGGAGACCGCAGCACGGGCGAGAACGCTCAACTCCGGACAGTCCTGCATCGCCGCCAAACGCTTCGTCGCTCACTCCGAGATCTACGACGAGTTCGTCGATCGGTTCGTCTCCGAGATGGAGTCGCTCGACGTTGGAGACCCGACCGAGGAGGGGACGGACGTCGGCCCGCAGGCGAGAGAGGACCTCCTGGAGACGCTCCACGAACAGGTCGAGGCGACCGAGGCGGCAGGTGCGACTGTCGAGTGTGGCGGCGAACCGCTCGAACGGGAGGGTCACTTCTACCCGCCCACGGTGCTCTCTGGCGTCCCACGTGACGCGACCGCCGCGACAGAGGAGGTGTTCGGACCCGCCGCCGCCGTCTTCGAGGTCGGGAGCGAAGAGGAGGCGATCGATCTGGCGAACGACACCGAGTTCGGCCTCGGGGGATCGGTCTGGACGACGGACATAGACCGTGGCGAACGCCTCGCTCGCGAGATAGAGGCCGGTTGTGTCTTCGTCAATCAGCTCGTGAAATCCGATCCCAGACTGCCGTTCGGCGGCGTGAAGAACTCCGGCTACGGCCGCGAGTTAGCGAAAGAGGGTATCCACGAGTTCGTCAACAGGAAAACCGTCTGGGTACAGGAGGCCGGCGAGAGCGACGAGATCCCGACCGAGTGA
- a CDS encoding RNase P subunit p30 family protein translates to MYEAVTAYPAGESTVARLARTASEYGYDGLVVRNAYEIGFDADAIEDAYDLDLVYGVEIEADSPEAAAGAVGGRRDEATVLSLAGGSDALNRFATEEERLDVLSRPMASGGGVNHVLAKAAARNNVRVEVDLGPVLRTSGGSRVRTIRDLRLLRTLVRKYDVPFVVSATARSHLELRAPRELLAIGEVIGFSGEEIERGLREWRAIAERTREIRSESFIEPGVRRGRYEEER, encoded by the coding sequence ATGTACGAGGCGGTCACCGCGTACCCGGCGGGCGAATCCACCGTCGCGCGGCTCGCCCGTACCGCGAGCGAGTACGGCTACGACGGTCTCGTCGTCAGGAACGCCTACGAAATCGGCTTCGACGCCGATGCGATCGAGGACGCCTACGATCTGGATCTCGTCTACGGAGTCGAGATCGAGGCCGACTCCCCGGAGGCGGCGGCGGGCGCGGTCGGCGGCCGACGGGACGAGGCGACGGTGCTCTCGCTCGCCGGGGGGAGCGACGCGCTCAACCGGTTCGCTACCGAGGAGGAACGCCTCGACGTGCTCTCGCGTCCGATGGCCTCGGGCGGGGGGGTCAACCACGTCCTCGCGAAGGCCGCAGCGAGGAACAACGTCCGCGTCGAGGTCGATCTCGGACCGGTACTCCGGACGAGCGGCGGCTCTCGGGTCCGAACGATCCGCGACCTGCGCCTGCTCCGAACGCTCGTGAGGAAGTACGACGTCCCGTTCGTCGTGAGCGCGACTGCCCGGTCGCACCTCGAACTGCGCGCGCCACGCGAACTCCTCGCGATCGGAGAAGTGATCGGTTTTTCTGGAGAAGAGATCGAACGCGGACTCCGCGAGTGGAGGGCGATCGCCGAGCGCACCCGCGAGATCCGTTCCGAGTCGTTCATTGAGCCGGGCGTACGTAGGGGTCGGTATGAAGAGGAGCGTTGA
- a CDS encoding RNA-binding protein, with translation MASVPLHYVDLRTFCYATEDDKRVEDALGTYLPDGFPIERAETEGFHGDRILVLSARVETADDVRVVLDRLRELPDLGTVDGELDDRVTENCEFYITLDKQAASRGEVARGDGLTLRAKVEAYPAKKEAAVENVRAVLAGEY, from the coding sequence ATGGCAAGCGTACCGCTTCACTACGTCGACCTCCGCACGTTCTGTTACGCCACCGAGGACGACAAACGGGTCGAGGACGCGCTCGGGACCTACCTCCCCGACGGGTTCCCGATCGAACGCGCCGAGACCGAGGGATTTCACGGCGACCGCATCCTCGTCCTCTCAGCGCGAGTCGAGACCGCCGACGATGTCCGCGTCGTCCTCGACCGGCTCCGCGAGCTCCCGGACCTCGGGACGGTCGATGGAGAGCTCGACGACAGGGTGACCGAGAACTGCGAGTTCTACATCACGCTCGACAAGCAGGCGGCCTCCCGCGGGGAGGTCGCCCGCGGTGACGGGCTCACCCTCCGCGCAAAGGTCGAGGCGTACCCCGCGAAGAAAGAGGCCGCGGTCGAGAACGTGAGAGCGGTACTCGCGGGCGAGTACTGA